In a single window of the Lebetimonas sp. JH292 genome:
- a CDS encoding ParB/RepB/Spo0J family partition protein, translated as MKRLGKGLGAILEDVEAGYLKDLPDEGLKEIKVEKIKPNPFQPRKEFDEKSIEELALSIDRYGLLQPIVVIKNKDNYILIAGERRLRAFKKLGKTEIKALILDLDINELREYALIENIQREDLNPVEIAKSLQNLMSEHGYTHEELAKIVSKSRSYVTNLLRLLSLPEFVQEKIKNNEISVGHAKIMSNLNKEELEEVINEINNKKLNVRETEKLVNKIKNKETILPEVTKLADNLKKLGIKVEIGNKYIKIMWKNEKDIEKLKKLIEIIS; from the coding sequence ATGAAAAGACTGGGTAAAGGGCTTGGAGCTATCTTAGAAGATGTGGAGGCGGGGTATTTAAAAGATTTGCCGGATGAGGGTTTAAAAGAAATTAAAGTAGAAAAAATAAAACCCAATCCATTTCAGCCAAGAAAAGAATTTGATGAAAAATCTATTGAAGAACTTGCACTTTCTATTGACAGATACGGACTTTTACAGCCTATAGTAGTTATAAAAAACAAAGATAATTACATTTTAATAGCTGGAGAGAGGAGACTGAGGGCTTTTAAAAAACTTGGCAAAACAGAAATAAAAGCTTTGATATTGGATTTGGACATTAATGAACTGAGAGAATATGCTTTAATTGAAAATATACAAAGAGAAGATTTAAATCCTGTTGAAATAGCCAAATCATTGCAAAATTTAATGAGCGAACACGGTTACACCCATGAAGAACTTGCAAAAATTGTTTCAAAAAGCAGAAGCTATGTGACAAATTTACTAAGACTTTTGAGCTTACCCGAATTTGTTCAGGAAAAAATAAAAAATAATGAAATCAGTGTCGGACATGCAAAAATTATGTCTAATTTAAATAAAGAAGAATTGGAAGAGGTCATAAATGAAATTAATAATAAAAAATTAAATGTAAGAGAAACAGAAAAACTCGTTAATAAAATAAAAAACAAAGAAACAATACTACCAGAAGTTACAAAGTTGGCCGACAATTTAAAAAAATTGGGCATAAAAGTAGAAATAGGGAATAAATATATTAAAATTATGTGGAAAAATGAAAAAGATATTGAAAAATTAAAAAAATTAATTGAAATAATAAGTTAA
- the fmt gene encoding methionyl-tRNA formyltransferase: protein MNVVFMGSPDYAVKILDNLNKHFDVLAVYTQPDKPVGRKKILTPTPVKKYALKRNIPVFTPTKLNAHDLKIFKPDFIVVAAYGIILKKDVLEIAPCINLHASLLPKYRGASPIQSAVLNGDKYTGVTSMLMDKGLDTGNILAWDYTEVKNKSSIDLFDELADIAANQIIYTVKNFNNIKPLPQIDALSSYSPKIKKEDGFVDFSSALIIDRKYRAYQPWPGIFCEKFKINEMKLIDINSENEKGKIIKIDNEGIVVGCERGEIKLFKIQVSGKKEVKAVDYINGKRLKVGDNILR, encoded by the coding sequence ATGAATGTTGTTTTTATGGGAAGTCCCGATTATGCGGTAAAAATACTTGATAATTTAAATAAACATTTTGATGTCTTGGCGGTTTATACCCAGCCTGACAAACCTGTCGGCAGAAAAAAAATATTAACTCCGACGCCTGTTAAAAAATATGCCCTAAAACGTAATATACCGGTTTTTACACCAACAAAACTTAATGCTCATGATTTAAAAATTTTTAAGCCTGATTTTATTGTTGTTGCAGCATATGGGATAATATTAAAAAAAGATGTTTTGGAAATTGCCCCCTGTATAAATCTTCATGCTTCACTTTTACCAAAATACAGGGGTGCGAGTCCTATTCAAAGTGCTGTATTAAACGGCGACAAGTATACGGGTGTTACTTCAATGCTTATGGATAAAGGTCTTGACACCGGCAATATACTGGCATGGGATTATACAGAAGTTAAAAATAAATCAAGTATAGATTTGTTTGATGAACTGGCGGATATTGCAGCAAATCAAATTATTTACACTGTTAAAAATTTTAATAATATAAAACCACTGCCTCAGATAGATGCGCTTAGCTCATATTCCCCTAAAATAAAAAAAGAGGACGGGTTTGTGGATTTTTCATCTGCATTAATTATAGACAGAAAATATAGAGCTTATCAGCCTTGGCCCGGAATATTTTGTGAAAAGTTTAAAATAAATGAAATGAAACTTATTGATATTAATTCAGAAAATGAAAAAGGTAAAATAATTAAGATTGATAATGAAGGTATCGTTGTCGGTTGTGAAAGGGGGGAAATAAAACTCTTTAAAATCCAGGTTTCTGGTAAAAAAGAAGTAAAAGCGGTTGATTATATCAATGGGAAAAGACTTAAAGTTGGAGATAATATATTAAGGTGA
- the atpD gene encoding F0F1 ATP synthase subunit beta — protein sequence MEGKVLQVLGPVVDVEFEENLPAINEALYVEFEAEGKKKKVVLEVAAQIGDNIVRTVAMDLTDGLVRGTKVVSTGAPISVPVGEVVLGRIFNVTGDVIDEGEPVPADAPRWSIHRAAPAFEDQSTKMEIFETGIKVVDLLCPYMKGGKTGLFGGAGVGKTVIIMELIHNVAYKHSGYSVFAGVGERTREGNDLYNEMKESGVLDKVALCYGQMNEPPGCRNRVAMSGLTMAEYFRDEEHRDVLMFIDNIFRFAQAGAEMSALLGRIPSAVGYQPTLATEMGRLQERITSTKNGSITSIQAVYVPADDLTDPAPANVFAHLDATTVLNRKIAEKGIYPAVDPLDSTSRILDPQIVGEEHYKVAREVQEVLQKYKDLQDIIAILGMDELSEEDKLIVARARKIEKFLSQPFFVAKVFTGADGRYVEHDKTIAGFKEILDGKVDDLPENAFYMVGDLDEAKEKAEKMKAK from the coding sequence ATGGAAGGTAAAGTTTTACAAGTCTTAGGTCCTGTAGTTGATGTAGAATTTGAAGAAAATCTACCGGCTATTAACGAGGCTTTATATGTAGAGTTTGAAGCAGAAGGTAAAAAGAAAAAAGTAGTCTTGGAAGTTGCCGCTCAAATAGGAGACAATATTGTAAGAACAGTTGCAATGGATTTGACTGACGGACTTGTCAGAGGCACAAAAGTGGTTTCAACAGGTGCACCTATATCTGTTCCTGTAGGTGAAGTAGTGCTTGGAAGAATCTTTAATGTTACCGGTGATGTGATTGATGAAGGTGAACCGGTCCCTGCAGATGCGCCAAGATGGTCTATTCACAGAGCAGCTCCTGCGTTTGAAGACCAGTCAACAAAAATGGAAATTTTTGAAACAGGTATTAAAGTAGTGGATTTGTTATGCCCTTATATGAAAGGTGGTAAAACAGGTCTGTTCGGTGGTGCCGGTGTTGGTAAAACGGTTATTATTATGGAACTTATCCATAATGTTGCATATAAACACAGCGGATATTCAGTATTTGCCGGAGTAGGTGAAAGAACAAGGGAAGGAAACGACCTCTATAACGAAATGAAAGAAAGCGGCGTTTTGGATAAAGTTGCTTTGTGCTACGGTCAGATGAACGAACCTCCAGGATGTAGAAACAGGGTTGCTATGAGCGGTCTTACTATGGCTGAATATTTCAGAGACGAAGAGCACAGGGATGTATTGATGTTTATCGACAATATTTTCAGATTTGCCCAAGCGGGTGCGGAAATGTCAGCGCTTCTTGGAAGAATTCCAAGTGCGGTTGGTTATCAGCCTACACTTGCAACAGAAATGGGAAGACTGCAAGAAAGAATTACATCAACTAAAAACGGTTCAATTACATCTATCCAGGCAGTATATGTTCCTGCGGATGACTTGACAGACCCGGCGCCTGCAAATGTATTTGCACACTTGGATGCGACAACCGTTCTTAACAGAAAAATTGCTGAAAAAGGTATTTATCCGGCAGTTGATCCGCTTGATTCTACAAGTAGAATTCTTGACCCTCAAATTGTCGGAGAAGAACATTATAAAGTAGCAAGAGAAGTTCAGGAAGTATTGCAAAAATATAAAGATCTTCAAGATATTATTGCAATTTTGGGTATGGATGAACTTAGCGAGGAAGATAAATTAATTGTTGCAAGAGCCAGAAAAATTGAAAAATTCCTATCTCAGCCGTTCTTTGTAGCTAAAGTATTTACAGGTGCAGACGGTAGATATGTAGAACATGATAAAACTATTGCCGGATTTAAAGAAATTCTTGACGGAAAAGTTGACGATTTACCTGAAAATGCGTTCTATATGGTGGGAGATTTAGACGAAGCTAAGGAAAAAGCCGAAAAAATGAAGGCTAAATAA
- the atpC gene encoding ATP synthase F1 subunit epsilon, which produces MKVEIVTPLGKVYEGEVKEAYFPGIEGEFGVLDNHAPLVTSLHPGIITLIKPDGKKEIIAIDKGYVEVAPDHTNVLISSAVPVTGPDESEIAKKMEEAKKLLKEAISSDALYADVEAKIESAIR; this is translated from the coding sequence ATGAAAGTAGAAATTGTAACACCTCTTGGCAAAGTTTATGAAGGTGAAGTTAAAGAAGCATATTTCCCCGGAATAGAAGGGGAATTCGGTGTATTGGACAATCATGCACCGCTTGTTACTTCTCTTCATCCCGGAATTATCACTTTAATTAAACCTGACGGTAAAAAAGAGATTATCGCTATTGATAAAGGATATGTTGAAGTAGCCCCCGATCATACCAATGTTTTAATTTCATCTGCCGTTCCTGTTACGGGACCCGATGAAAGTGAAATTGCCAAAAAAATGGAAGAGGCTAAAAAACTTCTAAAAGAAGCTATTTCAAGTGACGCTCTTTACGCAGATGTTGAAGCAAAGATAGAGAGTGCTATTAGATAA
- the pstA gene encoding phosphate ABC transporter permease PstA, protein MRLIINKVILFLSTLAAILGLLFLFWILITLTIKGLKSLDLYIFTHDLVDNGLRNLFIGQFILAFIAVIIGVPIGMLAGIYLQEYSFGNKYAQFIRNLSDVMMSAPSIVIGVFVYAIVVNPVGHMNGWAGSIALAIMMLPIVVRTTDDMLGLVPKELREAGVAIGAPKYKVIFDIVIKAAKTGIMTGLLLAFARIAGETAPLLFTSGNSAYFTLNLNEEFPSLTVAIYNLATMPDKHLVNIAWAGAFLLTIFVLIVNLLGRYVIRERKK, encoded by the coding sequence ATGAGACTTATAATCAATAAAGTTATTCTATTCCTTTCAACACTTGCTGCAATTTTAGGGCTTCTTTTTCTGTTTTGGATTTTAATTACGTTAACAATTAAGGGTCTTAAATCCCTTGATTTATATATTTTTACACACGATTTGGTGGATAACGGTCTTAGAAATCTCTTTATCGGGCAGTTTATTTTAGCTTTTATTGCTGTAATAATCGGAGTTCCTATCGGAATGTTAGCTGGAATTTATCTGCAGGAGTATTCTTTCGGGAATAAATATGCCCAGTTTATAAGAAATTTAAGTGATGTTATGATGAGTGCGCCTTCCATTGTTATAGGCGTATTTGTTTATGCAATCGTTGTAAATCCCGTGGGTCATATGAATGGATGGGCAGGTAGCATAGCCCTTGCTATTATGATGCTTCCTATTGTTGTAAGAACAACCGATGATATGCTGGGGCTTGTTCCAAAAGAGCTAAGGGAAGCCGGAGTGGCAATAGGTGCACCAAAATATAAGGTAATTTTTGATATAGTAATAAAAGCGGCTAAAACTGGAATTATGACAGGACTTTTACTTGCCTTTGCAAGGATTGCCGGGGAAACGGCGCCGCTACTTTTTACAAGCGGAAACAGCGCTTATTTTACACTTAATTTGAATGAGGAGTTTCCAAGTCTGACTGTTGCAATTTACAATCTTGCAACAATGCCGGATAAACATTTGGTGAATATTGCTTGGGCGGGCGCTTTTTTGCTTACTATTTTTGTATTAATTGTAAATCTGCTTGGAAGATATGTTATTAGAGAAAGGAAAAAATAA
- the atpA gene encoding F0F1 ATP synthase subunit alpha, with translation MVQEITSIIKERIENFDLKVDVEEVGKVIYSADGIAKVYGLTNVMAGEMVEFETGEKGMVFNLEADNVGVVVLGSGTDITEGSSVKRLGRLISVPVGDALIGRVVNALGEPIDGKGPVEAAEYRYVEEKAPGIMARKSVHEPLQTGLKAIDALVPIGRGQRELIIGDRQTGKTTVAIDTIINQKGQDVICIYVAVGQKQSTVANIVRTLEEHGAMEYTIVVNASASEAASLKFLAPYAGVTMGEYFRDNGKHGLIVYDDLSKHADAYREMSLLLRRPPGREAYPGDVFYLHSRLLERAAKLSDKLGAGSLTALPIIETKGGDVAAYIPTNVISITDGQIFLETDLFNKGIRPAINVGLSVSRVGGAAQIKAMKQVAGTLRLDLAQYRELEAFAQFASDLDEASRKQLERGQRLVEILKQPANQPLPVEKQVVIIYAGTKGYLDDISVRSIRKFEDELYPFVEAKYPQIFENIRSKKQIDAETEEILKKALEEFKTQFEG, from the coding sequence GTGGTACAAGAAATCACTTCAATAATAAAAGAGAGAATCGAAAATTTCGATTTGAAAGTAGATGTTGAAGAAGTAGGTAAAGTTATTTATTCAGCTGACGGTATTGCTAAAGTTTACGGTCTTACAAATGTTATGGCCGGTGAAATGGTTGAATTTGAAACCGGTGAAAAAGGTATGGTTTTTAACCTTGAAGCAGACAATGTCGGTGTTGTTGTTCTGGGAAGCGGAACAGATATTACCGAAGGAAGCTCTGTAAAAAGACTTGGAAGATTAATTTCCGTGCCGGTTGGCGATGCACTTATCGGCAGAGTTGTGAACGCTTTGGGTGAGCCGATTGACGGAAAAGGGCCTGTCGAAGCTGCCGAATACAGATATGTGGAAGAAAAAGCGCCTGGAATTATGGCAAGAAAATCTGTTCACGAACCGCTTCAAACAGGTTTAAAAGCAATCGATGCGCTTGTACCGATTGGAAGAGGACAAAGAGAGCTTATAATCGGGGACAGACAAACGGGTAAAACCACTGTTGCAATTGATACTATAATCAACCAAAAAGGTCAGGATGTTATTTGTATTTATGTTGCGGTAGGTCAGAAACAGTCAACTGTTGCAAACATAGTAAGAACACTTGAAGAACACGGTGCAATGGAATATACAATTGTTGTAAACGCAAGTGCAAGTGAAGCGGCGTCTCTTAAATTCTTAGCACCTTATGCAGGTGTTACAATGGGAGAATATTTCAGAGACAACGGAAAACACGGATTGATTGTATATGACGATTTAAGCAAACATGCGGATGCATACAGAGAAATGTCACTTTTACTTAGAAGACCACCGGGAAGGGAAGCATATCCAGGGGATGTATTTTATTTGCATTCAAGACTTCTTGAAAGAGCTGCGAAATTAAGCGATAAATTAGGAGCGGGAAGTTTAACAGCTTTGCCTATTATTGAAACAAAAGGCGGGGATGTTGCGGCATACATTCCGACAAATGTAATTTCAATTACAGACGGACAAATTTTCCTTGAAACAGATTTATTCAATAAAGGTATAAGACCTGCAATTAATGTCGGTTTATCAGTCTCAAGGGTTGGAGGAGCCGCTCAGATTAAGGCGATGAAACAGGTTGCCGGTACTCTAAGACTGGATTTGGCTCAATACAGAGAACTTGAGGCATTTGCACAATTCGCAAGTGATTTGGATGAAGCGAGCAGAAAACAGTTAGAGCGTGGACAAAGATTGGTTGAAATTCTAAAACAGCCTGCCAACCAGCCTTTACCGGTAGAAAAACAGGTTGTAATTATTTATGCCGGGACAAAAGGGTATCTTGATGATATTTCTGTAAGAAGTATAAGAAAATTTGAAGATGAGCTTTATCCGTTTGTAGAAGCAAAATATCCTCAGATTTTTGAAAATATCAGAAGTAAAAAACAAATAGATGCCGAAACAGAAGAGATATTGAAAAAAGCTTTAGAAGAATTTAAAACTCAGTTTGAGGGATAA
- the atpG gene encoding ATP synthase F1 subunit gamma, whose product MATLKELKQKISSVKNTQKTTRAMKLVSTAKLKRAEEALIRSREYAKKIDEVMHEISSKLSAVKDVIDLRAFAKVNTQKIDLIVITADKGLCGGFNIHTIKETLNLIKELKDKKAKIRLKVIGKKAIEYFKFMGIEMSEEIIGLSSAPDYEKAKEIIETSYNDFIQNNIDNIILVHNGYVNKLTQKVEVKELLPIEVEEEESNVYLEVEPDQDYEIILETLVKQYLEYSLYFALLDSLAAEHSARMQAMDAATNNAKDMVHQLTLQFNKVRQENVTRELIEIVTAIEAMKK is encoded by the coding sequence ATGGCAACCTTAAAAGAATTAAAACAAAAAATAAGCAGTGTTAAAAACACTCAAAAAACAACCAGGGCGATGAAGCTGGTTTCTACCGCTAAATTAAAAAGAGCGGAAGAAGCTTTGATTCGCTCAAGGGAATATGCCAAAAAGATAGATGAAGTAATGCATGAAATATCATCTAAACTCAGCGCAGTTAAGGATGTTATCGATTTAAGGGCGTTTGCAAAAGTAAACACTCAAAAAATCGATTTAATTGTCATTACCGCCGACAAAGGTCTTTGTGGAGGATTTAATATCCATACAATCAAGGAGACCTTAAATCTTATAAAAGAATTAAAAGACAAAAAAGCTAAAATCAGACTAAAAGTAATAGGGAAAAAAGCAATTGAATATTTTAAATTTATGGGAATAGAAATGAGTGAGGAAATTATAGGCCTCAGTTCCGCCCCTGATTACGAAAAGGCTAAAGAAATTATAGAAACGAGTTATAATGACTTTATTCAAAACAATATAGATAACATTATACTTGTTCATAACGGATATGTGAATAAATTGACTCAAAAAGTAGAAGTAAAAGAGCTTTTACCAATTGAAGTGGAAGAAGAAGAAAGCAATGTTTATCTTGAGGTTGAACCAGATCAGGATTATGAAATTATTTTAGAGACATTAGTCAAACAGTATTTGGAATATTCACTTTATTTTGCTTTGCTTGATTCTCTTGCTGCGGAACACAGTGCCAGAATGCAGGCAATGGATGCGGCAACAAACAATGCAAAAGATATGGTTCATCAATTAACACTTCAGTTTAATAAAGTCAGACAGGAAAATGTTACAAGAGAATTGATTGAAATAGTAACTGCTATTGAAGCAATGAAAAAATAA
- a CDS encoding ATPase, which produces MLELNIWLMVGVAVIFLITLYLLNEWLFKPLINFMEEREIKLAEQMKMINVNSEETIKLENEIKEILKKAKTEAGKIREEARAKALALSEEQKAQKQAQIEEAKAKLAEEIEIEKEKILNELLKGKDEIKTILENKIRNVA; this is translated from the coding sequence ATGCTTGAACTGAATATCTGGTTGATGGTCGGTGTAGCTGTAATTTTTTTGATTACGCTTTATTTGTTAAATGAATGGCTTTTTAAACCGTTGATTAATTTTATGGAAGAAAGAGAAATTAAACTTGCTGAACAGATGAAAATGATTAATGTCAATTCCGAAGAAACCATAAAACTGGAAAACGAGATTAAAGAAATTTTAAAGAAAGCAAAAACTGAGGCCGGCAAAATAAGAGAAGAGGCAAGAGCAAAAGCTTTAGCTCTCTCAGAAGAGCAAAAAGCTCAAAAACAGGCTCAAATAGAAGAAGCAAAAGCAAAACTTGCTGAAGAAATTGAAATTGAAAAAGAGAAAATTTTGAATGAACTCTTAAAAGGAAAAGATGAAATTAAAACAATACTTGAAAATAAAATAAGGAATGTGGCATGA
- a CDS encoding ATP synthase F0F1 subunit B gives MKKISFLTLILSVFSFAAEGGISSTDFIPRTINFLIFVAILWYLVGNRAVDFFKKRKENIASRFQEVENKLREAKVKKEELEAKLEEAKITAKEIIENSKNEAVVISNKIMEDTKGELVAMDKLFEVYKEGELRKAKKDVVKLFMNEIFKDIHISGEDAAKLILKAA, from the coding sequence ATGAAAAAAATATCCTTTTTAACATTGATTTTAAGTGTGTTTTCATTTGCAGCGGAAGGTGGGATAAGCTCAACCGATTTTATCCCAAGGACGATTAACTTTTTAATTTTTGTTGCAATTTTATGGTATTTGGTTGGAAATAGGGCTGTTGATTTTTTTAAAAAAAGAAAAGAAAATATTGCTTCAAGATTTCAGGAAGTTGAAAATAAATTAAGAGAAGCTAAAGTTAAAAAAGAAGAATTAGAAGCAAAACTTGAAGAAGCTAAAATAACAGCTAAAGAGATAATTGAAAATTCCAAAAACGAAGCTGTTGTTATCTCCAATAAAATTATGGAAGATACAAAAGGTGAACTTGTGGCAATGGATAAACTGTTTGAAGTTTATAAAGAGGGTGAACTCAGAAAAGCCAAAAAAGATGTTGTTAAATTATTTATGAATGAAATCTTTAAAGATATACATATAAGCGGTGAAGATGCTGCAAAACTTATTTTAAAGGCTGCATAA
- a CDS encoding biotin--[acetyl-CoA-carboxylase] ligase — MKMGENEQCEKWRIVNVVWEIIYFDEIDSTQKYLIENIDKYNLPVCIWSEYQTDGIGSRGNRWLGERGNLFFSFALNNSFDVPIQSLSIFFAFVMKKTLEHFGLNLFMKWPNDLYTKDLKKVCGVLSHVKNDILTVGIGVNTKKSPSNNFAGLYLKIKNDKILKGFLKNIYNYSWEEIINEYQKEFEKTKNLFDIDGILEDDGSLKIKNKRVYSRR, encoded by the coding sequence ATGAAAATGGGCGAAAATGAGCAATGCGAAAAATGGAGAATTGTAAATGTTGTATGGGAAATTATTTATTTTGATGAGATTGATTCAACCCAAAAATATTTGATTGAAAATATAGATAAATACAATCTTCCTGTTTGTATTTGGAGCGAATATCAGACAGATGGGATTGGAAGCAGGGGAAACAGATGGCTTGGAGAGAGGGGAAATCTGTTTTTTTCATTTGCACTTAACAATAGTTTTGACGTTCCAATTCAAAGTCTTTCGATTTTTTTTGCTTTTGTAATGAAAAAAACATTGGAACATTTTGGTTTAAATTTGTTTATGAAGTGGCCAAATGATTTATATACAAAAGATTTAAAAAAAGTCTGCGGGGTTTTAAGCCATGTTAAAAATGATATTTTAACAGTAGGTATAGGAGTTAATACAAAAAAATCACCCTCAAATAATTTTGCCGGTTTGTATTTGAAAATAAAAAATGATAAAATACTAAAAGGCTTTTTGAAAAACATATATAATTACAGCTGGGAAGAAATTATTAACGAGTATCAAAAAGAATTTGAAAAAACAAAAAATTTATTTGATATAGATGGAATCTTAGAAGATGATGGAAGTTTGAAAATAAAAAATAAAAGGGTTTATTCAAGAAGATGA
- a CDS encoding F0F1 ATP synthase subunit delta, protein MIVEKYTKALMASLNKEEQKEIFEALKKLAFLSKNSKFMLILKSPLLSTEEKLKFIQTVTECENKKFINFVKILNENKRIDLIKDIFKNYHAKLSISNNTFDGTAEGHISGETLKALEDKLASKFNAAIKLSLKEKDINGIKVFVDVLNVEVSIDENRIKQDIITDILKAI, encoded by the coding sequence ATGATAGTTGAAAAATATACAAAAGCTCTTATGGCTTCTTTAAATAAAGAAGAACAAAAAGAAATATTTGAAGCTTTAAAAAAACTGGCTTTTTTAAGCAAAAATTCAAAATTTATGCTTATATTAAAATCTCCCCTTTTAAGCACAGAAGAAAAATTGAAATTTATACAAACTGTTACAGAATGTGAAAATAAAAAATTTATTAATTTTGTTAAAATTTTGAATGAAAATAAAAGAATTGATTTGATTAAAGATATTTTTAAAAATTACCATGCCAAGCTTTCAATTTCAAATAATACTTTTGACGGAACCGCGGAAGGTCATATAAGCGGGGAAACTCTAAAAGCGCTTGAAGATAAACTTGCTTCAAAATTTAATGCTGCGATAAAACTTAGTTTAAAGGAAAAAGATATTAACGGAATTAAAGTTTTTGTTGATGTGTTGAATGTTGAAGTTTCTATAGACGAAAACAGAATTAAACAAGATATAATTACAGATATATTAAAAGCAATCTAA
- the pstB gene encoding phosphate ABC transporter ATP-binding protein PstB: MIKVMDVKNFYFTYAGAEKPTLKNINMPIYEKKITAMIGPSGCGKSTLLRSFNRIHDLYPGNKYEGEILLKNKETDKMENILEFKKENELIALRQRVGMIFQKPTPFPMSVYDNIAYGLKLMGKKQNLDEKVEEALKGAALWDEVKDRLKDDARGLSGGQQQRLCIARAIAVEPEVLLMDEPTSALDPISTVAIEELVTKLKDTVTIVIVTHNMQQASRVSDYTAYMYLGELIEFGTTEQIFLSPKQKHTADYIAGKFG; encoded by the coding sequence ATGATAAAAGTAATGGATGTCAAAAATTTTTATTTTACTTACGCCGGGGCGGAAAAACCGACTCTTAAAAATATAAATATGCCTATTTATGAAAAAAAAATAACAGCTATGATTGGGCCTAGCGGATGCGGAAAATCCACCCTTTTAAGAAGTTTTAACAGAATCCACGATTTATATCCGGGTAATAAATATGAAGGTGAAATTTTACTTAAAAATAAAGAAACTGATAAAATGGAAAATATTTTAGAATTTAAAAAAGAAAATGAACTTATAGCTCTTCGTCAAAGAGTCGGTATGATTTTTCAAAAACCCACTCCTTTTCCGATGAGTGTTTATGATAATATTGCTTACGGTCTTAAACTTATGGGTAAAAAACAAAACCTTGACGAAAAAGTGGAAGAGGCCTTAAAAGGTGCCGCCTTATGGGATGAGGTAAAAGACAGACTAAAAGATGATGCAAGGGGCTTAAGCGGAGGTCAGCAGCAAAGACTCTGCATTGCAAGGGCAATTGCAGTTGAACCGGAAGTGCTTTTAATGGATGAGCCTACCAGTGCGCTTGATCCGATTTCTACTGTAGCAATTGAAGAACTTGTAACAAAACTTAAAGACACTGTAACTATTGTAATAGTGACTCATAATATGCAGCAGGCAAGCAGGGTCAGTGATTATACCGCTTATATGTATTTGGGCGAACTTATTGAATTTGGAACTACCGAGCAGATATTCCTTTCCCCTAAACAAAAACATACAGCAGATTACATTGCAGGAAAATTCGGATAA
- a CDS encoding ParA family protein, with protein sequence MIEIISVANQKGGVGKTTTAVNLAASIAINEKKVLLIDADPQANTTSSLGFYKSDYEFNLYHVLIGSKSINEVILNTKISTLDLIPSNIGLVGIEREFDDLEDKELVLKKKLKEIKNNYDYIIIDTPPTLGIITINALSASDSVIIPVQTEYFALEGLGQLLQTIKLLRRTKNPKLEIKGILPTMYTKSNNLSKQVLHDIIKHFRDNMFKSDNKFIVIPRNVRLAEAPSFGMPVITYDIKSSGALAYELLAKSILEKNR encoded by the coding sequence ATGATAGAAATAATTTCTGTAGCGAATCAAAAAGGGGGCGTTGGTAAAACCACCACCGCTGTAAATTTGGCGGCATCAATTGCAATAAACGAAAAAAAAGTTCTTTTGATAGATGCTGATCCTCAGGCAAATACAACATCATCTCTCGGTTTTTATAAAAGCGATTATGAATTTAATCTTTATCATGTGTTAATAGGCTCCAAATCTATAAATGAAGTAATATTAAATACCAAAATTTCAACCCTTGATTTAATTCCTTCCAACATAGGACTTGTAGGGATTGAAAGAGAATTTGACGATTTGGAAGATAAAGAACTGGTTTTAAAGAAAAAATTAAAAGAAATTAAAAATAATTACGATTATATAATTATAGATACACCTCCCACACTCGGAATTATTACAATAAACGCGCTTTCCGCCAGCGACAGTGTGATTATTCCTGTTCAGACGGAATATTTTGCCCTTGAAGGACTGGGGCAGCTTTTACAAACCATAAAACTTTTAAGAAGAACTAAAAATCCGAAACTGGAAATTAAAGGAATTCTTCCTACCATGTACACAAAATCCAATAATCTTTCAAAACAAGTTTTGCATGATATAATAAAACATTTCAGAGATAATATGTTTAAAAGTGATAATAAATTTATAGTAATACCGAGAAATGTCCGTCTTGCAGAAGCTCCGAGCTTTGGTATGCCTGTAATTACATATGATATTAAAAGCTCAGGCGCTCTTGCTTATGAACTGTTGGCAAAATCTATCCTGGAGAAAAACAGATGA